A single Bufo bufo chromosome 6, aBufBuf1.1, whole genome shotgun sequence DNA region contains:
- the CBX2 gene encoding chromobox protein homolog 2 yields the protein MEELSAVGEQVFAAECILSKRLRKGTSEYLVKWRGWSSKHNSWEPEENILDPRLLLAFQKREQEKELRNRRRGKRPRGRPRKNVESEVPPKPKSSSSSSSSSSSNSSSSSSSSSSSSSSSDDSDAETPHCPRPRDSHPVPQKKAQAVVVRPDLKEQLRKKRGRKPLLPDQKIPRRTKGAKPGPKSAAEKLQAGLNAQAFSTLKSHSKDLSASSYNRQGNLSAELLSNIAKNSPIHPNGNSSRNLSWQSSIVHYMNRIAQNNPQAGRRPMNSALLSKRSCQTQESKSASKMQIDLGPSALKTVKLNDSEEHTNPPINQSAPRPGISNRESAQTLNLQNKTQGGQSAGALNVHASQKNNTLPQKKPNPPSHGMSTDNKTDKMSRKSGGISQVRTGLPVSTREVSTVERGQQAEPRKDLAELSTGDDSSLDSDHDSSLSSQDMSVQASQDWKPARSLLEHVFVTDVTANLITVTVKESPTSVGFFNMRPY from the exons ATGGAGGAGCTGAGCGCTGTCGGGGAGCAGGTTTTCGCGGCGGAGTGCATCCTGAGCAAGAGGCTGCGGAAG GGCACCTCCGAATACCTGGTGAAGTGGAGGGGCTGGTCCTCCAA ACACAATAGTTGGGAACCAGAGGAAAACATTCTTGATCCGCGACTTCTTTTGGCATTCCAGAAGAG GGAACAGGAAAAAGAGCTGCGAAACCGAAGAAGAGGAAAAAGACCACGTGGGAGACCACGTAAAAATGTT GAGTCAGAAGTGCCACCCAAACCCAAGTCGAGCAGctcttcttcctcatcctcctcttctaattcatcttcctcctcctcgtcttcatcttcatcttcctcctcctcagatgACAGTGATGCAGAAACTCCACACTGTCCGAGACCACGAGATTCCCACCCCGTTCCACAGAAAAAAGCACAAGCCGTGGTAGTAAGGCCAGATTTAAAAGAGCAACTTCGCAAGAAGAGGGGAAGAAAACCATTGCTTCCTGATCAGAAGATCCCTAGAAGGACCAAGGGAGCGAAGCCGGGACCTAAAAGTGCAGCTGAAAAATTACAGGCTGGTCTTAATGCACAAGCATTCTCCACTCTAAAATCCCATTCCAAAGACCTATCTGCTTCCAGCTATAACAGACAGGGTAACTTATCTGCAGAATTGCTTTCCAACATTGCTAAAAATTCTCCTATCCATCCCAATGGGAATTCTTCCAGAAACCTAAGCTGGCAGAGCTCAATTGTGCATTATATGAACCGAATAGCCCAAAACAACCCTCAGGCAGGCAGGAGGCCGATGAATTCTGCATTGCTTTCCAAACGAAGCTGTCAGACTCAAGAATCCAAAAGTGCCTCCAAAATGCAAATTGATCTTGGCCCATCTGCTCTTAAAACTGTAAAACTTAATGATAGCGAGGAGCACACAAATCCACCGATCAACCAGTCTGCACCGAGGCCTGGAATATCTAACCGAGAAAGCGCCCAGACTTTGAATCTTCAGAACAAAACTCAAGGTGGACAAAGTGCAGGAGCGCTAAATGTGCACGCGTCTCAGAAAAATAACACacttccacaaaaaaaacctaaTCCTCCTTCACATGGGATGTCTACAGATAATAAGACAGATAAAATGAGTAGAAAAAGCGGAGGGATAAGTCAAGTAAGGACCGGACTTCCAGTATCCACAAGAGAGGTCTCTACTGTCGAGAGAGGACAGCAGGCAGAGCCTCGCAAGGATCTAGCTGAGCTAAGCACCGGAGATGATAGCAGCCTGGACTCTGACCATGATTCATCACTTTCCAGCCAAGATATGTCTGTCCAAGCTAGCCAAGACTGGAAGCCAGCTCGTAGTCTGCTTGAGCATGTTTTTGTGACCGATGTCACTGCCAATCTCATCACAGTCACCGTAAAGGAGTCTCCCACCAGTGTTGGCTTCTTTAACATGCGGCCTTACTGA